From a region of the Desulfuromonas sp. KJ2020 genome:
- a CDS encoding response regulator, protein MGLRILIVDDALFMRNMLRGIFTGAGHEVVGEAANGEEAVERYRTLRPDLVTMDIVMPQRSGIEALKDILSFHPQAQVVMCSALGQEALMAEAVEAGARDFIVKPFKAERVLEVANRLTAASIG, encoded by the coding sequence ATGGGGCTGAGAATCCTCATTGTCGACGACGCTCTGTTCATGCGCAACATGCTGCGGGGGATATTCACAGGGGCAGGGCATGAGGTGGTCGGCGAAGCCGCCAACGGCGAAGAGGCGGTGGAGCGGTACCGCACGCTCCGTCCCGACCTGGTGACCATGGATATCGTCATGCCCCAGCGCAGCGGCATCGAGGCGCTCAAGGATATCCTCAGCTTTCACCCGCAGGCCCAGGTCGTCATGTGCAGCGCCCTCGGGCAGGAGGCCCTGATGGCCGAAGCCGTCGAGGCGGGGGCCAGGGACTTTATCGTCAAGCCGTTCAAGGCCGAGCGGGTGCTTGAGGTCGCGAACCGGCTGACTGCCGCCTCAATCGGCTAA
- a CDS encoding chemotaxis protein CheW — MSEGNFEQILTFSLGGRLFGVEVAQIQEVVKAPEFYFIPRAGFPYVGAINFHGKVVPVLDLPALIDSGSARRDKRVVVLHPDLCVLGFTVESIEGLVLLEADTIPEAIAGVEEEGYIRCRVEHEDRELCLLNVEKLVSGLGDSRTPDRRALWG; from the coding sequence ATGAGCGAAGGGAATTTCGAACAGATACTCACCTTTTCACTCGGCGGCCGGTTGTTCGGAGTGGAGGTGGCCCAAATCCAGGAAGTGGTCAAGGCCCCCGAATTCTATTTTATCCCTCGGGCCGGCTTCCCTTATGTCGGCGCCATCAATTTCCACGGCAAGGTCGTCCCCGTGCTGGACCTGCCGGCCCTGATCGACTCTGGCAGTGCCCGGCGCGATAAGCGGGTTGTCGTGCTCCATCCGGATTTGTGTGTACTGGGTTTTACGGTAGAGAGCATAGAAGGGCTCGTTCTGCTCGAAGCCGACACCATTCCCGAAGCCATCGCGGGGGTGGAAGAAGAAGGCTATATTCGTTGCCGGGTGGAGCATGAAGACAGGGAGCTGTGCCTGCTGAACGTGGAAAAGCTGGTAAGCGGTCTGGGTGATTCCAGGACGCCAGACAGGAGGGCATTATGGGGCTGA
- a CDS encoding methyl-accepting chemotaxis protein — MRVEITYKFVIGFIIVIASTVAVPYIVPYLGVDPQWQQLFTTVCALLVGLVIGWFFSKAFSTNIRLLNAGAERFSQGDFSRAVKVPPSFLEDETADLAASLNRVGESLRQLVTQIRATSLQVNDAAQGLTATSEEMTASAHEVANAVEQISGGAETQAEMVEKASSLIREVALSIDLVAASAQKVASSATETATTAQKGGQTARSTMERMKKVLGDVEKGGDQLFSFGLRLQKIEKIVEVITGIAEKTNLLALNASIEAARAGESGRGFAVVAQEISKLADSTARSAGEITSLVEGIQAESEKVQGAMKETIREMAAGHEAVDVTGSAFEEIIETALQTKTKATSIAELAVKQAEGASSIVRTIDEISRVVTDNAASTEEVSAVTQEQSAAMEEMSHAAQELSALADSLMRAVDQFHIGAERE; from the coding sequence ATGCGGGTAGAGATCACCTACAAGTTCGTCATCGGGTTCATCATCGTCATTGCCTCAACGGTGGCTGTCCCCTATATCGTCCCCTACCTGGGGGTTGACCCTCAGTGGCAGCAGCTTTTTACCACCGTCTGCGCGCTTCTGGTCGGTCTGGTGATCGGCTGGTTTTTTTCCAAGGCCTTCAGTACCAATATTCGCCTGCTCAATGCGGGGGCTGAACGTTTCAGCCAGGGCGATTTTTCACGGGCCGTCAAAGTGCCGCCGAGCTTTCTGGAAGATGAGACAGCCGATCTGGCGGCTTCGCTGAACCGGGTGGGCGAAAGCCTGCGTCAACTGGTGACCCAGATTCGGGCGACCTCCCTGCAGGTCAACGATGCGGCCCAGGGACTGACGGCGACCTCCGAGGAGATGACGGCCTCGGCCCATGAGGTCGCTAACGCCGTGGAGCAGATCAGCGGCGGCGCCGAGACTCAGGCCGAGATGGTGGAAAAGGCCTCAAGCCTGATCCGCGAGGTAGCCCTGTCCATCGACCTGGTCGCCGCTTCGGCTCAGAAGGTCGCTTCCTCCGCTACCGAAACGGCAACCACGGCTCAAAAAGGCGGCCAAACGGCCCGCTCGACCATGGAGAGGATGAAGAAGGTGCTGGGCGATGTGGAAAAGGGTGGGGATCAGCTCTTCTCATTCGGCTTGCGGCTGCAGAAGATCGAAAAGATTGTCGAGGTGATCACGGGCATTGCCGAAAAGACCAACCTTTTGGCCCTGAACGCTTCGATCGAAGCGGCGCGGGCGGGCGAGTCGGGACGTGGTTTTGCGGTGGTGGCCCAGGAAATCAGCAAGCTGGCCGACTCGACGGCACGCTCGGCCGGAGAGATCACCTCGCTGGTCGAAGGAATTCAGGCCGAAAGCGAAAAGGTGCAGGGGGCCATGAAGGAGACTATCCGTGAAATGGCCGCTGGCCATGAAGCCGTGGACGTGACGGGCAGCGCCTTCGAAGAGATTATCGAGACGGCGCTTCAGACCAAGACCAAGGCCACGAGTATTGCTGAACTGGCGGTGAAGCAGGCGGAAGGGGCCAGCAGCATCGTGCGGACCATCGACGAGATTTCCCGGGTCGTGACGGATAACGCCGCCTCCACTGAGGAAGTGTCCGCCGTGACCCAGGAGCAGTCCGCCGCCATGGAGGAAATGTCCCATGCGGCTCAGGAACTCTCGGCCCTGGCCGATTCCCTGATGCGGGCCGTCGATCAATTTCACATCGGGGCGGAACGGGAATGA
- a CDS encoding protein-glutamate O-methyltransferase CheR, which produces MENGLSKRKTPFVGSEFPEREFAELTDFLRETRGFNLEMYKDRCIKRRIATRVRALGFDNAAAYLDLLRRQPEEADILLAALSIHVSQFFRNPSTFVLLEKKVLPDLLASPAAQGRPELRLWSVGCAGGEEPYSLAILLAGLLKEGMRVRILGTDVSEAVLERARQGIFDTSRLAEVPAVLREQCFEPSKGQYRLRESFRQLVSFRHHNILADSAYPKVDLIMCRNVLIYFSREEQEKILLRFADSLPPGGVLVLGRSETLLGKSRDRFEPESLSERIYRRKASLI; this is translated from the coding sequence GTGGAAAACGGTCTCTCCAAGCGCAAAACCCCTTTTGTCGGCAGTGAGTTCCCAGAGCGGGAATTTGCCGAGCTGACGGACTTTTTGCGGGAAACCCGAGGTTTCAACCTGGAGATGTACAAGGACCGCTGCATCAAGCGGCGCATCGCCACTCGAGTGCGGGCCTTGGGGTTTGATAACGCCGCGGCGTATCTCGACCTGCTTCGCCGGCAGCCGGAAGAGGCAGATATTCTCCTGGCGGCCCTGAGCATTCATGTGTCGCAATTTTTTCGCAATCCCAGCACCTTTGTCCTGCTGGAGAAGAAGGTCCTGCCCGATCTGCTGGCATCACCTGCTGCGCAGGGGCGCCCGGAGCTGCGCCTGTGGAGCGTGGGTTGTGCCGGCGGCGAGGAGCCCTATTCGCTGGCGATTCTGCTGGCTGGACTCCTCAAGGAAGGGATGAGGGTGCGGATCCTCGGTACGGATGTCAGCGAGGCGGTCCTTGAGCGGGCGCGTCAGGGGATCTTCGACACCTCGCGGCTGGCGGAGGTGCCCGCGGTTCTGCGTGAGCAATGCTTCGAGCCGTCGAAAGGGCAGTATCGTCTGCGTGAGTCCTTTCGGCAGTTGGTTTCCTTCCGCCATCACAACATCCTGGCCGATTCCGCCTATCCCAAGGTCGATCTGATCATGTGCCGGAACGTCCTGATTTACTTTTCCCGTGAGGAGCAGGAGAAAATTCTCCTGCGTTTTGCCGACAGCCTGCCCCCTGGTGGGGTGCTGGTCCTGGGGAGGTCCGAGACTCTGCTGGGAAAGAGTCGCGACCGTTTCGAACCGGAAAGTTTAAGCGAGCGTATTTACAGGCGCAAGGCCTCTTTGATATGA
- the thiL gene encoding thiamine-phosphate kinase, with the protein MKLSEIGEFGFIERIRQRAGGAGVHLAIGDDCAAVEVRAGQLLLTSKDLLIEGVHFRLDWTDLYRLGRKSVSVNVSDVAAMGGNPEYLFLGLAVAPTLRVEDLDAFIDGFLAAASDYGVRLIGGDTCRSPGPLIVSVTVQGKVPTEQMLRRNGACSGDAVYVSGTLGDSALALQLLQQGQPLSSHLAARHHDPRARAELGRALAVAGIPSAMIDLSDGLLADLGHILDASGTGATIEAAALPLSADFQAALSLGQASLDLALAGGEDYELLFTVPVNREDRLRELSRQFNLDLTRIGHIDPAADGLRIRNGSGQMATGSPKGYNHFS; encoded by the coding sequence ATGAAACTGTCTGAGATCGGGGAGTTCGGCTTCATCGAACGGATCCGGCAGCGAGCCGGCGGGGCGGGGGTGCACCTGGCTATCGGCGATGACTGCGCGGCCGTCGAGGTGCGTGCTGGTCAGCTTCTGCTCACCAGCAAGGATCTGCTCATCGAAGGCGTGCATTTCCGCCTGGACTGGACGGACCTCTACCGTCTGGGGCGCAAGAGTGTCTCCGTCAATGTCAGCGATGTGGCGGCGATGGGGGGCAATCCCGAGTATCTTTTTCTGGGGCTGGCGGTAGCGCCGACCCTGAGGGTGGAAGATCTCGACGCCTTTATCGATGGTTTTCTGGCGGCAGCTAGCGACTACGGGGTGCGACTCATCGGCGGCGATACCTGTCGCTCCCCTGGCCCATTGATCGTTTCGGTGACGGTGCAGGGGAAGGTGCCGACGGAGCAGATGCTCCGTCGTAACGGGGCCTGCTCCGGCGATGCCGTCTACGTTTCCGGCACCCTGGGCGACAGCGCCCTCGCTCTGCAGCTTCTGCAACAGGGCCAACCCCTTTCCTCCCATCTGGCCGCGCGTCATCATGACCCTCGGGCCCGGGCCGAACTGGGCAGGGCCTTGGCGGTTGCCGGTATCCCTTCGGCCATGATCGACCTGTCCGACGGCTTGCTGGCCGATCTCGGCCACATACTGGATGCTTCCGGAACCGGCGCCACCATCGAGGCGGCAGCACTGCCCCTTTCCGCCGATTTTCAGGCGGCGCTCTCCCTGGGACAGGCCTCGCTGGACCTGGCCTTGGCCGGCGGCGAGGATTACGAACTGCTTTTTACGGTACCGGTCAACCGGGAGGATCGTCTGCGCGAACTTTCGCGCCAGTTCAATCTGGATCTGACCCGTATAGGACACATCGACCCAGCGGCTGATGGTCTCCGTATTCGAAACGGCTCCGGCCAGATGGCGACCGGCAGCCCAAAAGGCTATAATCATTTTTCCTGA
- the lon gene encoding endopeptidase La, producing MKRRKAAEVLLVKKENKKDKITSEDLPLLPVRDVVVFPHMVVPLFVGRPKSIAAVDAALARDRLIFLATQKDDEAEDPAAEDIYSVGTVAMIMRMLKLPDGRVKVLVQGVSRARTRDVLQDEPFLLAQVERTPEPAVKVILEIEALMRAVRDSLTRAMTLGKSLPPEIPVVLENVDDPGNLADLVVSNLGLKVADTQQTLEILDPLQRLEKVKSLLDREVELLTMQERIQSQVKEEVSKSQREYYLREQMRAIQAELGENDQRSEDVAELRARLAEAGLPIDSMGEAEKQLRRLETMHPEAAEYSMLLTYLEWLADLPWSHGTRDKLDLKRARKILDEDHYDLEKVKDRILEFLAVRKLNRNLKGPVLCFVGPPGVGKTSLGKSIARALGRQFVRISLGGVRDEAEIRGHRRTYVGALPGRIIQGIKQAGTNNPVFMLDELDKLGADFRGDPSSALLELLDPEQNHAFSDHYINLPFDLSNVMFIATANVMDPIPSALKDRMEVIRLAGYDLEEKLFIAEKYLVPRQLEANGLRQGDADFTRQALQKVIAEYTAEAGLRNLERELGSICRKIARRFAEGGRKKSVKVTAGTVSRFLGPAKFLPEEKRGESEIGVATGLAWTQVGGEILSVEASIMKGKGQLSLTGQLGEVMKESAQAALSFTRTRAAALGIAEDFLDKKDIHVHVPAGAIPKDGPSAGITMATAIISTLAEIPVRQDVAMTGELTLRGHVLPIGGLKEKALAAVRAGIKTVIIPRRNEKDLVDIPPHLRKKVDFVLAETMDDVLKVALERCHETV from the coding sequence ATGAAACGGCGTAAGGCCGCGGAGGTCCTGTTGGTAAAAAAAGAAAACAAGAAGGATAAAATCACCTCTGAAGATCTGCCCCTGTTGCCGGTGCGCGATGTGGTGGTTTTTCCCCACATGGTTGTTCCCCTTTTTGTCGGTCGTCCCAAGTCCATTGCGGCGGTGGACGCCGCCCTCGCCCGTGACCGCCTGATTTTCCTGGCGACGCAGAAGGATGACGAGGCCGAGGACCCGGCGGCCGAAGACATTTACAGCGTGGGTACGGTGGCCATGATCATGCGCATGCTCAAGCTGCCGGATGGGCGTGTCAAGGTCCTCGTACAGGGGGTTTCCCGGGCCCGGACTCGGGATGTCCTGCAGGATGAGCCCTTCCTGCTGGCTCAGGTGGAAAGGACGCCTGAACCGGCGGTCAAGGTGATTCTGGAAATCGAAGCGCTGATGCGCGCGGTGCGCGACTCTCTGACCAGAGCCATGACCCTGGGCAAGAGTCTGCCACCCGAGATCCCGGTGGTGCTGGAAAATGTGGATGACCCCGGCAACCTCGCCGATCTCGTGGTCAGCAATCTCGGGCTGAAGGTCGCCGATACCCAGCAGACCCTGGAGATACTTGATCCGCTTCAGCGGCTGGAAAAGGTCAAATCCCTCCTCGACAGGGAAGTGGAACTGCTCACCATGCAGGAACGCATCCAGAGCCAGGTCAAGGAGGAGGTCAGCAAGTCGCAGCGGGAATATTATTTACGGGAACAGATGCGCGCTATTCAGGCCGAGCTCGGCGAGAACGATCAGCGCTCGGAGGATGTGGCTGAGCTTCGCGCTCGCCTGGCCGAGGCCGGTCTGCCGATTGATTCCATGGGCGAAGCGGAAAAACAGCTGCGCCGCCTGGAGACCATGCATCCCGAAGCTGCCGAGTACTCCATGCTGCTGACTTACCTGGAGTGGCTCGCCGATTTGCCCTGGAGCCATGGCACCCGCGACAAGCTCGATTTGAAGCGGGCTCGAAAGATTCTGGACGAAGACCATTACGATCTGGAAAAGGTCAAGGACCGGATTCTGGAGTTTTTGGCCGTACGCAAACTCAACCGGAACCTGAAAGGACCCGTGCTTTGCTTCGTCGGCCCGCCCGGCGTCGGCAAGACCAGCCTGGGCAAGTCCATCGCCCGGGCCCTGGGTCGCCAGTTCGTGCGCATCTCCCTGGGGGGCGTGCGCGACGAGGCGGAAATCCGTGGTCATCGGCGCACCTACGTCGGCGCCTTGCCCGGGCGCATCATACAGGGGATCAAGCAGGCCGGTACCAACAATCCGGTTTTCATGCTCGACGAGTTGGACAAGCTGGGGGCCGACTTCCGGGGAGACCCTTCCTCGGCGCTGCTGGAACTGCTCGATCCTGAACAGAACCACGCTTTTTCCGATCACTACATCAACCTGCCCTTCGACCTTTCCAACGTCATGTTCATTGCCACGGCCAATGTGATGGATCCTATCCCTTCGGCCCTCAAAGATCGCATGGAGGTCATCCGCCTGGCCGGCTACGACTTGGAGGAGAAACTGTTCATCGCCGAGAAGTACCTGGTGCCCCGTCAGCTTGAGGCCAATGGCCTGCGCCAGGGCGACGCTGACTTCACCCGGCAGGCATTGCAGAAGGTTATAGCCGAGTACACGGCCGAGGCGGGGCTGCGCAACCTCGAGCGGGAACTGGGCAGTATCTGCCGCAAGATCGCCCGCCGTTTCGCCGAAGGGGGGCGCAAGAAGTCGGTGAAGGTCACCGCTGGCACCGTCAGCCGTTTTCTAGGCCCGGCCAAGTTTCTGCCGGAGGAGAAGCGAGGGGAGAGCGAGATCGGCGTGGCCACGGGCCTGGCCTGGACCCAGGTCGGGGGGGAGATCCTCAGTGTCGAGGCCAGTATCATGAAGGGGAAGGGGCAGCTGTCCCTGACCGGTCAACTCGGCGAGGTCATGAAGGAGAGCGCCCAGGCGGCCCTGTCCTTCACCCGTACCCGCGCCGCTGCTCTCGGTATCGCGGAGGATTTTCTGGACAAGAAGGATATCCACGTCCACGTGCCGGCTGGCGCCATTCCCAAGGATGGCCCCAGCGCCGGCATCACCATGGCTACGGCCATCATCTCGACCCTGGCAGAAATTCCTGTGCGGCAGGATGTGGCCATGACCGGTGAGTTGACGTTGCGCGGCCATGTTCTGCCCATCGGCGGTCTGAAGGAAAAGGCCCTGGCGGCTGTGCGGGCCGGCATTAAGACGGTGATCATTCCCCGGCGCAATGAAAAGGATTTGGTGGACATCCCCCCCCACCTGCGTAAAAAGGTAGACTTTGTCCTGGCCGAGACCATGGACGATGTGCTGAAGGTGGCTTTGGAAAGATGTCATGAAACTGTCTGA
- the pckA gene encoding phosphoenolpyruvate carboxykinase (ATP): MEKSVAITAQDLGLKQIGKVYHNLGYDQLFEAEVANKEGRVSSNGTMMVDTGKFTGRSPKDKYFVHQKPSFENIAWGKVNVAMAPEVFDELYAEVLDYLSGKDLYVTDGFCGSNEKTRKSVRFVTEFAWQSHFVRNMFIRPGEEDLQNFAPNFTVYNASNLVNKDWERHGLNSEVFIVFNIEKNVAIIGGTWYGGEMKKGIFTMMNYWLPLQGILSMHCSANVGKKGDVALFFGLSGTGKTTLSTDAARKLIGDDEHGWDDDGIFNFEGGCYAKVINLSQESEPEIYNAIQRNALLENVVADDDGVIDFDSRAKTENTRVSYPIEHIENHEASLKAAHPKNIIFLTCDAFGVLPPVSKLTKEQAMYYFLSGYTAKVAGTERGVTEPSATFSACFGEAFLPLHPTAYAKLLGEKMEKHDVKAYLVNTGWAGGGYGVGQRMSIKATRACINAILDGSIETAEFDQTRWFRLHIPKALPGVDSTLLNPRNAWADKEAFDATANKLAGMFIENFKKYVKDGDDFDFTKAGPQL; encoded by the coding sequence ATGGAAAAGTCGGTGGCAATTACCGCACAGGATCTGGGGCTGAAGCAGATTGGCAAGGTCTATCATAACCTGGGTTACGACCAGCTTTTTGAGGCTGAAGTCGCCAACAAGGAGGGCCGGGTCTCCTCCAACGGCACCATGATGGTGGATACGGGCAAGTTCACCGGGCGTTCTCCCAAGGACAAATATTTCGTTCACCAGAAGCCGTCCTTCGAAAACATCGCCTGGGGCAAGGTTAATGTGGCCATGGCCCCCGAAGTTTTCGACGAGCTCTATGCCGAAGTCCTTGACTACCTCTCCGGCAAGGATCTTTACGTCACCGACGGTTTCTGCGGCTCCAACGAGAAGACGCGCAAATCTGTGCGCTTCGTCACCGAATTCGCCTGGCAGTCCCACTTCGTCCGGAACATGTTCATCCGCCCCGGCGAGGAGGACCTGCAGAACTTTGCCCCCAACTTCACCGTCTACAATGCCAGCAATCTGGTAAACAAAGACTGGGAGCGCCACGGCCTCAACTCCGAGGTCTTCATCGTCTTCAACATCGAGAAGAACGTCGCGATTATCGGCGGCACCTGGTACGGCGGCGAGATGAAGAAGGGCATCTTTACCATGATGAACTACTGGCTGCCGCTGCAGGGGATTCTCTCCATGCACTGCTCGGCCAACGTTGGCAAAAAAGGCGATGTCGCCCTCTTCTTCGGACTCTCCGGCACCGGCAAGACCACCCTGTCCACGGACGCGGCCCGCAAGCTCATCGGCGACGACGAGCACGGCTGGGACGACGACGGCATCTTCAACTTCGAGGGCGGCTGCTACGCCAAGGTCATCAACCTGTCGCAGGAGAGCGAACCCGAAATCTACAACGCGATCCAGCGCAATGCCCTGCTCGAAAACGTAGTGGCCGACGACGACGGTGTCATTGATTTCGACAGCCGCGCCAAGACGGAGAACACCCGTGTCTCCTACCCCATCGAGCATATCGAAAACCACGAGGCAAGCCTCAAGGCCGCCCATCCGAAGAACATCATTTTCCTGACCTGCGATGCCTTTGGCGTGCTGCCGCCTGTTTCCAAGCTGACTAAAGAGCAGGCCATGTATTATTTCCTCTCCGGTTATACCGCCAAGGTGGCAGGTACCGAGCGCGGCGTCACCGAGCCTTCGGCGACCTTCTCGGCCTGCTTCGGCGAAGCCTTCCTGCCTCTGCACCCGACGGCTTACGCCAAACTCCTGGGCGAGAAGATGGAAAAGCACGACGTCAAGGCCTACCTGGTCAACACCGGTTGGGCTGGCGGTGGTTATGGAGTCGGCCAGCGCATGAGCATCAAGGCCACCCGCGCCTGCATTAACGCCATACTCGACGGCAGCATCGAAACGGCCGAGTTCGACCAGACCCGCTGGTTCCGTCTTCACATTCCCAAGGCCCTGCCGGGTGTGGATAGTACCCTGCTCAACCCCCGCAACGCCTGGGCCGACAAAGAGGCCTTCGATGCTACCGCCAACAAGCTGGCCGGCATGTTCATCGAAAACTTCAAGAAGTATGTCAAGGATGGCGACGACTTCGATTTCACCAAGGCCGGCCCGCAGCTCTAG
- a CDS encoding cytochrome c — MFSRVAVSLFSLLLVVACSDRGPSYPKVTPPDGYLQRAENQEEGRRIFRQLCAECHGRPSEGRSQRADFFYPPAPNFTSPLYRQADPAYLFWRIRKGKTVEPYLSRGSVMPAYGAHFSEEETWSIVAYLRVRSEVSSD; from the coding sequence ATGTTTAGCCGCGTCGCTGTTTCTTTGTTCTCTCTTCTGCTGGTAGTGGCCTGCAGTGACCGAGGCCCATCCTACCCCAAGGTGACCCCGCCCGACGGTTATCTGCAGCGGGCTGAAAACCAGGAGGAAGGTCGACGCATTTTTCGGCAGCTTTGCGCGGAGTGCCACGGCAGACCGTCGGAAGGGCGCAGTCAACGTGCCGATTTTTTCTATCCCCCGGCCCCCAACTTCACTTCTCCTCTTTACCGTCAGGCCGATCCGGCCTATCTGTTCTGGCGGATCCGCAAAGGGAAGACGGTCGAACCTTATCTTTCCCGTGGTTCGGTGATGCCGGCCTACGGCGCCCATTTCAGCGAAGAGGAGACCTGGTCCATCGTCGCCTACCTGCGGGTTCGTTCGGAAGTTTCGTCAGACTGA
- a CDS encoding HyaD/HybD family hydrogenase maturation endopeptidase — MGILVMGLGNLLMGDDALGVHVVRRLQERYVFPQEVRLVDGGTLGLDLLPQLEGVERLLIVDALDMQTAAGTIVRLTGEEVPRAFAGKLSVHQMGLQDLLAVAELQGHLPPEVVVWGVQVAAIEPGLELSPAVGRALEQVVDAVADELATWGVSLAAA; from the coding sequence GTGGGTATTCTGGTGATGGGCCTGGGCAACCTGCTGATGGGGGACGATGCCCTGGGCGTGCATGTGGTGCGGCGGCTGCAGGAGCGCTATGTCTTTCCGCAGGAGGTTCGGTTGGTCGATGGCGGGACTCTGGGTCTCGACCTGCTCCCCCAGCTCGAAGGGGTGGAACGCCTGCTGATTGTGGATGCCCTTGACATGCAGACGGCGGCCGGAACGATCGTGCGCCTGACCGGCGAGGAGGTGCCGCGTGCCTTTGCCGGCAAACTGTCCGTGCATCAGATGGGATTGCAGGATCTGCTCGCCGTGGCGGAACTGCAGGGACATCTGCCGCCCGAGGTCGTGGTCTGGGGGGTGCAGGTCGCCGCAATCGAGCCGGGGCTCGAGCTGAGTCCCGCGGTCGGCCGGGCCCTGGAGCAGGTGGTGGATGCCGTAGCCGACGAGCTGGCTACCTGGGGAGTCTCTCTGGCCGCCGCCTGA
- the cybH gene encoding Ni/Fe-hydrogenase, b-type cytochrome subunit: protein MIRILYVWELPVRLTHWINAVSVVVLSVTGIYIGHPFVGAHTTSAYIMGWMRFIHFVFAYLFAFSVLARMIWFFLGNEWSSWRMFLPLVTRKGQKNGLEFFRYYTFTGSRIPYEIGHNALATLAYAGVFVLFVVQIISGFALYGQYAPGGLYDSLFGWVWLLIDNQSLRLVHHLVMWLLAGFVINHIYSAWLMDMKEMNGTMSSIFGGYKYIDRGEL, encoded by the coding sequence ATGATCCGCATCCTTTATGTTTGGGAGTTGCCGGTTCGGTTGACGCACTGGATCAACGCGGTGTCCGTGGTGGTTCTATCCGTCACCGGCATCTACATCGGTCATCCGTTTGTCGGTGCCCACACGACATCCGCCTATATCATGGGTTGGATGCGTTTTATCCATTTTGTCTTCGCCTATCTCTTTGCCTTCTCCGTGCTGGCCCGCATGATCTGGTTTTTCCTGGGCAACGAATGGTCGTCCTGGCGCATGTTTCTGCCCCTGGTCACCCGCAAGGGGCAGAAGAACGGCCTCGAATTTTTCCGCTACTACACCTTCACCGGTTCGCGCATCCCCTACGAAATTGGCCACAATGCCCTGGCCACTCTGGCCTACGCCGGCGTTTTCGTCCTTTTTGTTGTGCAGATTATCAGCGGCTTCGCGCTCTACGGACAGTATGCGCCCGGCGGTCTCTACGATTCCCTGTTCGGGTGGGTCTGGCTGCTGATCGACAATCAGTCTCTGCGCCTCGTTCATCATCTGGTGATGTGGCTGCTGGCCGGTTTCGTCATCAATCATATCTACAGTGCCTGGCTCATGGACATGAAGGAAATGAACGGCACCATGAGCAGCATCTTCGGCGGCTACAAGTACATTGACCGGGGAGAGCTTTGA